One Bombus vancouverensis nearcticus chromosome 7, iyBomVanc1_principal, whole genome shotgun sequence DNA window includes the following coding sequences:
- the Unc-115a gene encoding actin binding LIM protein Uncoordinated 115a isoform X10 — translation MKSKTSENFIASESNGVKRDQQLKQKQLKSGKTFCQSCKKKCSGEVLRVQDKYFHIGCFKCAQCNASLAQGGFFAREGSYYCTKDYRERWGTKCAGCGEYVEGDVVTAGDKHAFHPNCFHCQRCRQPLLGQGTKVSLVQGQALCHRCVGIPVREASTPVGNSSATRGSGDGPSDPGACAGCGNQLREGQALVALDRQWHVWCFKCHTCDTVLHGEYMGKDGVPYCEKDYQKQFGVKCAYCNRYISGKVLQAGDNHHFHPTCARCTKCGDPFGDGEEMYLQGAAIWHPRCGPGPSGPNGIVNGHGEAHTPQHRESERISSSASEMQFSLRSRTPSLNGSLCSPYSSLSRKYYPARTGSPGLILREYGRGPSEDVSRIYTYSYLTETPSQGYLRRPIQPYDKPPTSPHFHRPSSSRSIRSSGGRSSRSGMRALVDALSETRPKSPASQVDNDEPIELAHYPDAMKPPPGTKPPIERDDFPAPPYPYTDPERRRRWSDTYKGVPASDDEDEVDNKTYIKEVEEKLKKEQDELSKIDTGIAKVFLQDREKDRENLRHKAANVDPRNASRTPSAAREPTYRLRYESPVGASPSRNIDHARPWEDDDGFSYRSSVGPSYNVGRSSARSPAPRNYPPLGTQRAFTLPNAARHYHSYRQAASRMWIDGHWYVPQPHTTPGELA, via the exons GTAAAACATTCTGTCAGTCTTGCAAGAAGAAGTGCAGCGGGGAGGTGCTACGAGTGCAGGACAAGTATTTCCACATAGGGTGTTTCAAGTGTGCTCAGTGCAACGCGAGCTTGGCACAGGGTGGCTTTTTCGCGCGCGAGGGCTCTTACTACTGCACGAAG GATTACAGAGAACGCTGGGGGACAAAGTGCGCAGGTTGCGGAGAATACGTGGAGGGCGACGTGGTCACCGCAGGAGACAAGCACGCCTTCCATCCGAATTGTTTCCATTGCCAGCGGTGTAGGCAACCGTTACTCGGCCAAGGGACCAAGGTGTCCCTCGTTCAAG GTCAAGCTCTGTGTCATCGATGCGTCGGTATCCCGGTTCGAGAGGCCTCGACGCCGGTCGGCAATAGCTCCGCTACCAGAGGATCCGGAGACGGGCCCTCCGACCCCGGTGCCTGCGCTGGTTGCGGAAACCAATTACGGGAAGGTCAAGCTTTGGTCGCTCTCGATCGACAGTGGCACGTATGGTGCTTCAAGTGTCACACCTGTGACACCGTTCTTCACGGAGAATACATGGGAAA AGATGGAGTGCCTTACTGCGAGAAGGATTATCAGAAGCAGTTCGGCGTGAAATGTGCCTACTGCAACCGTTACATCAGCGGAAAGGTGTTACAGGCCGGAGACAATCACCACTTTCATCCGACCTGTGCTCGTTGCACCAAGTGTGGCGATCCTTTCGGCGATGGAGAGGAAATGTATTTGCAGGGTGCAGCCATATGGCATCCCCGTTGCGGTCCGGGTCCTAGCGGTCCGAACGGTATCGTGAATGGTCACGGCGAAGCTCACACGCCACAGCATCGAGAATCAGAACGGATTTCCAGCAGCGCTTCGGAGATGCAG TTTTCATTGCGGTCACGCACGCCAAGCCTGAACGGATCACTCTGCAGCCCTTACAGCAGCCTCAGTCGCAAG TATTACCCTGCGCGAACTGGCAGTCCTGGACTGATATTGCGAGAGTACGGACGTGGTCCATCCGAAGACGTGTCTAGGATTTATACTTATTCGTACTTGACCGAAACGCCGAGCCAAGGGTACTTGAGACGTCCGATACAGCCGTACGACAAACCACCGACTAGCCCACACTTTCATAGACCTAGCT CGTCACGTTCGATAAGAAGCAGTGGCGGACGCAGCAGCCGATCTGGAATGCGTGCTCTGGTCGATGCTCTCAGCGAGACCAGGCCCAAGTCACCGGCCAGTCAAGTAGATAATGACGAGCCAATAGAGCTAGCGCATTATCCGGACGCCATGAAACCTCCTCCTGGAACCAAACCGCCGATCGAAAGAGACGATTTCCCTGCCCCACCTTATCCCTATACAGATCCTGAGAGACGTAGGCGATGGTCTGACACTTACAAG GGTGTACCTGCATCGGATGACGAGGACGAGGTGGACAACAAGACGTATATAAAAGAGGTGGAGGAGAAGCTAAAGAAAGAACAGGACGAGCTAAGTAAAATCGACACTGGAATAGCGAAGGTGTTTTTGCAAGATCGTGAAAAGGATCGGGAAAATTTGAGACACAAGGCCGCGAACGTCGATCCAAGAAACGCATCGAGAACACCATCGGCTGCCAGAGAACCGACTTACAGATTACGATACGAGAGTCCGGTTGGCGCTT CGCCATCGAGAAATATAGATCACGCCCGACCGTGGGAGGACGACGATGGTTTCAGTTACAGATCGAGTGTAGGACCCAGCTATAACG TTGGGAGGTCATCGGCACGTTCCCCGGCTCCCAGAAACTATCCACCCCTTGGTACTCAACGCGCCTTCACTCTTCCAAACGCCGCTAGGCACTATCATTCG TATCGACAGGCAGCATCACGGATGTGGATCGACGGGCATTGGTATGTACCACAGCCCCATACTACTCCCGGCGAATTAGCATG
- the Unc-115a gene encoding actin binding LIM protein Uncoordinated 115a isoform X15 — protein sequence MKSKTSENFIASESNGVKRDQQLKQKQLKSGKTFCQSCKKKCSGEVLRVQDKYFHIGCFKCAQCNASLAQGGFFAREGSYYCTKDYRERWGTKCAGCGEYVEGDVVTAGDKHAFHPNCFHCQRCRQPLLGQGTKVSLVQGQALCHRCVGIPVREASTPVGNSSATRGSGDGPSDPGACAGCGNQLREGQALVALDRQWHVWCFKCHTCDTVLHGEYMGKDGVPYCEKDYQKQFGVKCAYCNRYISGKVLQAGDNHHFHPTCARCTKCGDPFGDGEEMYLQGAAIWHPRCGPGPSGPNGIVNGHGEAHTPQHRESERISSSASEMQFSLRSRTPSLNGSLCSPYSSLSRKYYPARTGSPGLILREYGRGPSEDVSRIYTYSYLTETPSQGYLRRPIQPYDKPPTSPHFHRPSSSRSIRSSGGRSSRSGMRALVDALSETRPKSPASQVDNDEPIELAHYPDAMKPPPGTKPPIERDDFPAPPYPYTDPERRRRWSDTYKGVPASDDEDEVDNKTYIKEVEEKLKKEQDELSKIDTGIAKVFLQDREKDRENLRHKAANVDPRNASRTPSAAREPTYRLRYESPVGASPSRNIDHARPWEDDDGFSYRSSVGPSYNVGRSSARSPAPRNYPPLGTQRAFTLPNAARHYHSY from the exons GTAAAACATTCTGTCAGTCTTGCAAGAAGAAGTGCAGCGGGGAGGTGCTACGAGTGCAGGACAAGTATTTCCACATAGGGTGTTTCAAGTGTGCTCAGTGCAACGCGAGCTTGGCACAGGGTGGCTTTTTCGCGCGCGAGGGCTCTTACTACTGCACGAAG GATTACAGAGAACGCTGGGGGACAAAGTGCGCAGGTTGCGGAGAATACGTGGAGGGCGACGTGGTCACCGCAGGAGACAAGCACGCCTTCCATCCGAATTGTTTCCATTGCCAGCGGTGTAGGCAACCGTTACTCGGCCAAGGGACCAAGGTGTCCCTCGTTCAAG GTCAAGCTCTGTGTCATCGATGCGTCGGTATCCCGGTTCGAGAGGCCTCGACGCCGGTCGGCAATAGCTCCGCTACCAGAGGATCCGGAGACGGGCCCTCCGACCCCGGTGCCTGCGCTGGTTGCGGAAACCAATTACGGGAAGGTCAAGCTTTGGTCGCTCTCGATCGACAGTGGCACGTATGGTGCTTCAAGTGTCACACCTGTGACACCGTTCTTCACGGAGAATACATGGGAAA AGATGGAGTGCCTTACTGCGAGAAGGATTATCAGAAGCAGTTCGGCGTGAAATGTGCCTACTGCAACCGTTACATCAGCGGAAAGGTGTTACAGGCCGGAGACAATCACCACTTTCATCCGACCTGTGCTCGTTGCACCAAGTGTGGCGATCCTTTCGGCGATGGAGAGGAAATGTATTTGCAGGGTGCAGCCATATGGCATCCCCGTTGCGGTCCGGGTCCTAGCGGTCCGAACGGTATCGTGAATGGTCACGGCGAAGCTCACACGCCACAGCATCGAGAATCAGAACGGATTTCCAGCAGCGCTTCGGAGATGCAG TTTTCATTGCGGTCACGCACGCCAAGCCTGAACGGATCACTCTGCAGCCCTTACAGCAGCCTCAGTCGCAAG TATTACCCTGCGCGAACTGGCAGTCCTGGACTGATATTGCGAGAGTACGGACGTGGTCCATCCGAAGACGTGTCTAGGATTTATACTTATTCGTACTTGACCGAAACGCCGAGCCAAGGGTACTTGAGACGTCCGATACAGCCGTACGACAAACCACCGACTAGCCCACACTTTCATAGACCTAGCT CGTCACGTTCGATAAGAAGCAGTGGCGGACGCAGCAGCCGATCTGGAATGCGTGCTCTGGTCGATGCTCTCAGCGAGACCAGGCCCAAGTCACCGGCCAGTCAAGTAGATAATGACGAGCCAATAGAGCTAGCGCATTATCCGGACGCCATGAAACCTCCTCCTGGAACCAAACCGCCGATCGAAAGAGACGATTTCCCTGCCCCACCTTATCCCTATACAGATCCTGAGAGACGTAGGCGATGGTCTGACACTTACAAG GGTGTACCTGCATCGGATGACGAGGACGAGGTGGACAACAAGACGTATATAAAAGAGGTGGAGGAGAAGCTAAAGAAAGAACAGGACGAGCTAAGTAAAATCGACACTGGAATAGCGAAGGTGTTTTTGCAAGATCGTGAAAAGGATCGGGAAAATTTGAGACACAAGGCCGCGAACGTCGATCCAAGAAACGCATCGAGAACACCATCGGCTGCCAGAGAACCGACTTACAGATTACGATACGAGAGTCCGGTTGGCGCTT CGCCATCGAGAAATATAGATCACGCCCGACCGTGGGAGGACGACGATGGTTTCAGTTACAGATCGAGTGTAGGACCCAGCTATAACG TTGGGAGGTCATCGGCACGTTCCCCGGCTCCCAGAAACTATCCACCCCTTGGTACTCAACGCGCCTTCACTCTTCCAAACGCCGCTAGGCACTATCATTCG TATTGA
- the Unc-115a gene encoding actin binding LIM protein Uncoordinated 115a isoform X13: MKSKTSENFIASESNGVKRDQQLKQKQLKSGKTFCQSCKKKCSGEVLRVQDKYFHIGCFKCAQCNASLAQGGFFAREGSYYCTKDYRERWGTKCAGCGEYVEGDVVTAGDKHAFHPNCFHCQRCRQPLLGQGTKVSLVQGQALCHRCVGIPVREASTPVGNSSATRGSGDGPSDPGACAGCGNQLREGQALVALDRQWHVWCFKCHTCDTVLHGEYMGKDGVPYCEKDYQKQFGVKCAYCNRYISGKVLQAGDNHHFHPTCARCTKCGDPFGDGEEMYLQGAAIWHPRCGPGPSGPNGIVNGHGEAHTPQHRESERISSSASEMQFSLRSRTPSLNGSLCSPYSSLSRKYYPARTGSPGLILREYGRGPSEDVSRIYTYSYLTETPSQGYLRRPIQPYDKPPTSPHFHRPSSSRSIRSSGGRSSRSGMRALVDALSETRPKSPASQVDNDEPIELAHYPDAMKPPPGTKPPIERDDFPAPPYPYTDPERRRRWSDTYKGVPASDDEDEVDNKTYIKEVEEKLKKEQDELSKIDTGIAKVFLQDREKDRENLRHKAANVDPRNASRTPSAAREPTYRLRYESPVGASPSRNIDHARPWEDDDGFSYRSSVGPSYNVGRSSARSPAPRNYPPLGTQRAFTLPNAARHYHSYRQAASRMWIDGH; this comes from the exons GTAAAACATTCTGTCAGTCTTGCAAGAAGAAGTGCAGCGGGGAGGTGCTACGAGTGCAGGACAAGTATTTCCACATAGGGTGTTTCAAGTGTGCTCAGTGCAACGCGAGCTTGGCACAGGGTGGCTTTTTCGCGCGCGAGGGCTCTTACTACTGCACGAAG GATTACAGAGAACGCTGGGGGACAAAGTGCGCAGGTTGCGGAGAATACGTGGAGGGCGACGTGGTCACCGCAGGAGACAAGCACGCCTTCCATCCGAATTGTTTCCATTGCCAGCGGTGTAGGCAACCGTTACTCGGCCAAGGGACCAAGGTGTCCCTCGTTCAAG GTCAAGCTCTGTGTCATCGATGCGTCGGTATCCCGGTTCGAGAGGCCTCGACGCCGGTCGGCAATAGCTCCGCTACCAGAGGATCCGGAGACGGGCCCTCCGACCCCGGTGCCTGCGCTGGTTGCGGAAACCAATTACGGGAAGGTCAAGCTTTGGTCGCTCTCGATCGACAGTGGCACGTATGGTGCTTCAAGTGTCACACCTGTGACACCGTTCTTCACGGAGAATACATGGGAAA AGATGGAGTGCCTTACTGCGAGAAGGATTATCAGAAGCAGTTCGGCGTGAAATGTGCCTACTGCAACCGTTACATCAGCGGAAAGGTGTTACAGGCCGGAGACAATCACCACTTTCATCCGACCTGTGCTCGTTGCACCAAGTGTGGCGATCCTTTCGGCGATGGAGAGGAAATGTATTTGCAGGGTGCAGCCATATGGCATCCCCGTTGCGGTCCGGGTCCTAGCGGTCCGAACGGTATCGTGAATGGTCACGGCGAAGCTCACACGCCACAGCATCGAGAATCAGAACGGATTTCCAGCAGCGCTTCGGAGATGCAG TTTTCATTGCGGTCACGCACGCCAAGCCTGAACGGATCACTCTGCAGCCCTTACAGCAGCCTCAGTCGCAAG TATTACCCTGCGCGAACTGGCAGTCCTGGACTGATATTGCGAGAGTACGGACGTGGTCCATCCGAAGACGTGTCTAGGATTTATACTTATTCGTACTTGACCGAAACGCCGAGCCAAGGGTACTTGAGACGTCCGATACAGCCGTACGACAAACCACCGACTAGCCCACACTTTCATAGACCTAGCT CGTCACGTTCGATAAGAAGCAGTGGCGGACGCAGCAGCCGATCTGGAATGCGTGCTCTGGTCGATGCTCTCAGCGAGACCAGGCCCAAGTCACCGGCCAGTCAAGTAGATAATGACGAGCCAATAGAGCTAGCGCATTATCCGGACGCCATGAAACCTCCTCCTGGAACCAAACCGCCGATCGAAAGAGACGATTTCCCTGCCCCACCTTATCCCTATACAGATCCTGAGAGACGTAGGCGATGGTCTGACACTTACAAG GGTGTACCTGCATCGGATGACGAGGACGAGGTGGACAACAAGACGTATATAAAAGAGGTGGAGGAGAAGCTAAAGAAAGAACAGGACGAGCTAAGTAAAATCGACACTGGAATAGCGAAGGTGTTTTTGCAAGATCGTGAAAAGGATCGGGAAAATTTGAGACACAAGGCCGCGAACGTCGATCCAAGAAACGCATCGAGAACACCATCGGCTGCCAGAGAACCGACTTACAGATTACGATACGAGAGTCCGGTTGGCGCTT CGCCATCGAGAAATATAGATCACGCCCGACCGTGGGAGGACGACGATGGTTTCAGTTACAGATCGAGTGTAGGACCCAGCTATAACG TTGGGAGGTCATCGGCACGTTCCCCGGCTCCCAGAAACTATCCACCCCTTGGTACTCAACGCGCCTTCACTCTTCCAAACGCCGCTAGGCACTATCATTCG TATCGACAGGCAGCATCACGGATGTGGATCGACGGGCATTG
- the Unc-115a gene encoding actin binding LIM protein Uncoordinated 115a isoform X14 encodes MKSKTSENFIASESNGVKRDQQLKQKQLKSGKTFCQSCKKKCSGEVLRVQDKYFHIGCFKCAQCNASLAQGGFFAREGSYYCTKDYRERWGTKCAGCGEYVEGDVVTAGDKHAFHPNCFHCQRCRQPLLGQGTKVSLVQGQALCHRCVGIPVREASTPVGNSSATRGSGDGPSDPGACAGCGNQLREGQALVALDRQWHVWCFKCHTCDTVLHGEYMGKDGVPYCEKDYQKQFGVKCAYCNRYISGKVLQAGDNHHFHPTCARCTKCGDPFGDGEEMYLQGAAIWHPRCGPGPSGPNGIVNGHGEAHTPQHRESERISSSASEMQFSLRSRTPSLNGSLCSPYSSLSRKYYPARTGSPGLILREYGRGPSEDVSRIYTYSYLTETPSQGYLRRPIQPYDKPPTSPHFHRPSSSRSIRSSGGRSSRSGMRALVDALSETRPKSPASQVDNDEPIELAHYPDAMKPPPGTKPPIERDDFPAPPYPYTDPERRRRWSDTYKGVPASDDEDEVDNKTYIKEVEEKLKKEQDELSKIDTGIAKVFLQDREKDRENLRHKAANVDPRNASRTPSAAREPTYRLRYESPVGASPSRNIDHARPWEDDDGFSYRSSVGPSYNVGRSSARSPAPRNYPPLGTQRAFTLPNAARHYHSL; translated from the exons GTAAAACATTCTGTCAGTCTTGCAAGAAGAAGTGCAGCGGGGAGGTGCTACGAGTGCAGGACAAGTATTTCCACATAGGGTGTTTCAAGTGTGCTCAGTGCAACGCGAGCTTGGCACAGGGTGGCTTTTTCGCGCGCGAGGGCTCTTACTACTGCACGAAG GATTACAGAGAACGCTGGGGGACAAAGTGCGCAGGTTGCGGAGAATACGTGGAGGGCGACGTGGTCACCGCAGGAGACAAGCACGCCTTCCATCCGAATTGTTTCCATTGCCAGCGGTGTAGGCAACCGTTACTCGGCCAAGGGACCAAGGTGTCCCTCGTTCAAG GTCAAGCTCTGTGTCATCGATGCGTCGGTATCCCGGTTCGAGAGGCCTCGACGCCGGTCGGCAATAGCTCCGCTACCAGAGGATCCGGAGACGGGCCCTCCGACCCCGGTGCCTGCGCTGGTTGCGGAAACCAATTACGGGAAGGTCAAGCTTTGGTCGCTCTCGATCGACAGTGGCACGTATGGTGCTTCAAGTGTCACACCTGTGACACCGTTCTTCACGGAGAATACATGGGAAA AGATGGAGTGCCTTACTGCGAGAAGGATTATCAGAAGCAGTTCGGCGTGAAATGTGCCTACTGCAACCGTTACATCAGCGGAAAGGTGTTACAGGCCGGAGACAATCACCACTTTCATCCGACCTGTGCTCGTTGCACCAAGTGTGGCGATCCTTTCGGCGATGGAGAGGAAATGTATTTGCAGGGTGCAGCCATATGGCATCCCCGTTGCGGTCCGGGTCCTAGCGGTCCGAACGGTATCGTGAATGGTCACGGCGAAGCTCACACGCCACAGCATCGAGAATCAGAACGGATTTCCAGCAGCGCTTCGGAGATGCAG TTTTCATTGCGGTCACGCACGCCAAGCCTGAACGGATCACTCTGCAGCCCTTACAGCAGCCTCAGTCGCAAG TATTACCCTGCGCGAACTGGCAGTCCTGGACTGATATTGCGAGAGTACGGACGTGGTCCATCCGAAGACGTGTCTAGGATTTATACTTATTCGTACTTGACCGAAACGCCGAGCCAAGGGTACTTGAGACGTCCGATACAGCCGTACGACAAACCACCGACTAGCCCACACTTTCATAGACCTAGCT CGTCACGTTCGATAAGAAGCAGTGGCGGACGCAGCAGCCGATCTGGAATGCGTGCTCTGGTCGATGCTCTCAGCGAGACCAGGCCCAAGTCACCGGCCAGTCAAGTAGATAATGACGAGCCAATAGAGCTAGCGCATTATCCGGACGCCATGAAACCTCCTCCTGGAACCAAACCGCCGATCGAAAGAGACGATTTCCCTGCCCCACCTTATCCCTATACAGATCCTGAGAGACGTAGGCGATGGTCTGACACTTACAAG GGTGTACCTGCATCGGATGACGAGGACGAGGTGGACAACAAGACGTATATAAAAGAGGTGGAGGAGAAGCTAAAGAAAGAACAGGACGAGCTAAGTAAAATCGACACTGGAATAGCGAAGGTGTTTTTGCAAGATCGTGAAAAGGATCGGGAAAATTTGAGACACAAGGCCGCGAACGTCGATCCAAGAAACGCATCGAGAACACCATCGGCTGCCAGAGAACCGACTTACAGATTACGATACGAGAGTCCGGTTGGCGCTT CGCCATCGAGAAATATAGATCACGCCCGACCGTGGGAGGACGACGATGGTTTCAGTTACAGATCGAGTGTAGGACCCAGCTATAACG TTGGGAGGTCATCGGCACGTTCCCCGGCTCCCAGAAACTATCCACCCCTTGGTACTCAACGCGCCTTCACTCTTCCAAACGCCGCTAGGCACTATCATTCG TTGTGA
- the Unc-115a gene encoding actin binding LIM protein Uncoordinated 115a isoform X12 translates to MKSKTSENFIASESNGVKRDQQLKQKQLKSGKTFCQSCKKKCSGEVLRVQDKYFHIGCFKCAQCNASLAQGGFFAREGSYYCTKDYRERWGTKCAGCGEYVEGDVVTAGDKHAFHPNCFHCQRCRQPLLGQGTKVSLVQGQALCHRCVGIPVREASTPVGNSSATRGSGDGPSDPGACAGCGNQLREGQALVALDRQWHVWCFKCHTCDTVLHGEYMGKDGVPYCEKDYQKQFGVKCAYCNRYISGKVLQAGDNHHFHPTCARCTKCGDPFGDGEEMYLQGAAIWHPRCGPGPSGPNGIVNGHGEAHTPQHRESERISSSASEMQFSLRSRTPSLNGSLCSPYSSLSRKYYPARTGSPGLILREYGRGPSEDVSRIYTYSYLTETPSQGYLRRPIQPYDKPPTSPHFHRPSSSRSIRSSGGRSSRSGMRALVDALSETRPKSPASQVDNDEPIELAHYPDAMKPPPGTKPPIERDDFPAPPYPYTDPERRRRWSDTYKGVPASDDEDEVDNKTYIKEVEEKLKKEQDELSKIDTGIAKVFLQDREKDRENLRHKAANVDPRNASRTPSAAREPTYRLRYESPVGASPSRNIDHARPWEDDDGFSYRSSVGPSYNVVSSLRHIPKPGYGLAPRSHTFSSTGGSVSALPGDYSFSGMGDKTHSTDFSSGKSDK, encoded by the exons GTAAAACATTCTGTCAGTCTTGCAAGAAGAAGTGCAGCGGGGAGGTGCTACGAGTGCAGGACAAGTATTTCCACATAGGGTGTTTCAAGTGTGCTCAGTGCAACGCGAGCTTGGCACAGGGTGGCTTTTTCGCGCGCGAGGGCTCTTACTACTGCACGAAG GATTACAGAGAACGCTGGGGGACAAAGTGCGCAGGTTGCGGAGAATACGTGGAGGGCGACGTGGTCACCGCAGGAGACAAGCACGCCTTCCATCCGAATTGTTTCCATTGCCAGCGGTGTAGGCAACCGTTACTCGGCCAAGGGACCAAGGTGTCCCTCGTTCAAG GTCAAGCTCTGTGTCATCGATGCGTCGGTATCCCGGTTCGAGAGGCCTCGACGCCGGTCGGCAATAGCTCCGCTACCAGAGGATCCGGAGACGGGCCCTCCGACCCCGGTGCCTGCGCTGGTTGCGGAAACCAATTACGGGAAGGTCAAGCTTTGGTCGCTCTCGATCGACAGTGGCACGTATGGTGCTTCAAGTGTCACACCTGTGACACCGTTCTTCACGGAGAATACATGGGAAA AGATGGAGTGCCTTACTGCGAGAAGGATTATCAGAAGCAGTTCGGCGTGAAATGTGCCTACTGCAACCGTTACATCAGCGGAAAGGTGTTACAGGCCGGAGACAATCACCACTTTCATCCGACCTGTGCTCGTTGCACCAAGTGTGGCGATCCTTTCGGCGATGGAGAGGAAATGTATTTGCAGGGTGCAGCCATATGGCATCCCCGTTGCGGTCCGGGTCCTAGCGGTCCGAACGGTATCGTGAATGGTCACGGCGAAGCTCACACGCCACAGCATCGAGAATCAGAACGGATTTCCAGCAGCGCTTCGGAGATGCAG TTTTCATTGCGGTCACGCACGCCAAGCCTGAACGGATCACTCTGCAGCCCTTACAGCAGCCTCAGTCGCAAG TATTACCCTGCGCGAACTGGCAGTCCTGGACTGATATTGCGAGAGTACGGACGTGGTCCATCCGAAGACGTGTCTAGGATTTATACTTATTCGTACTTGACCGAAACGCCGAGCCAAGGGTACTTGAGACGTCCGATACAGCCGTACGACAAACCACCGACTAGCCCACACTTTCATAGACCTAGCT CGTCACGTTCGATAAGAAGCAGTGGCGGACGCAGCAGCCGATCTGGAATGCGTGCTCTGGTCGATGCTCTCAGCGAGACCAGGCCCAAGTCACCGGCCAGTCAAGTAGATAATGACGAGCCAATAGAGCTAGCGCATTATCCGGACGCCATGAAACCTCCTCCTGGAACCAAACCGCCGATCGAAAGAGACGATTTCCCTGCCCCACCTTATCCCTATACAGATCCTGAGAGACGTAGGCGATGGTCTGACACTTACAAG GGTGTACCTGCATCGGATGACGAGGACGAGGTGGACAACAAGACGTATATAAAAGAGGTGGAGGAGAAGCTAAAGAAAGAACAGGACGAGCTAAGTAAAATCGACACTGGAATAGCGAAGGTGTTTTTGCAAGATCGTGAAAAGGATCGGGAAAATTTGAGACACAAGGCCGCGAACGTCGATCCAAGAAACGCATCGAGAACACCATCGGCTGCCAGAGAACCGACTTACAGATTACGATACGAGAGTCCGGTTGGCGCTT CGCCATCGAGAAATATAGATCACGCCCGACCGTGGGAGGACGACGATGGTTTCAGTTACAGATCGAGTGTAGGACCCAGCTATAACG TTGTGAGCTCCCTTCGGCACATCCCGAAGCCAGGGTACGGTCTGGCACCGCGAAGTCACACCTTCTCCTCGACCGGCGGTTCTGTATCTGCTCTCCCT GGTGATTATTCGTTCAGTGGGATGGGAGACAAGACGCACAGCACTGATTTCTCGTCTGGCAAATCAGATA